The stretch of DNA tgctcattccctacttctatgtgttgctcattccctacttctatgtgttgctcattccctacttctatgtgttgcagaagcagcagcaggaggaggggGAGGAGACGTCCCTCTCCCAGTGACTGGCCGTGTAGGGGAGACTGTCACACTGCCGTGCCCTCTGAATCTGACAGATCCCATTGATAGAGTCACATGGATGTTTCATGTCAATGGGAAGAGAATACTCCTGGCTGAATTCAGAGaccagaagtttatcagagagaATGGGAATTATTTCCCCAACCGGCTGGAAGGGTCTAACAGTGGCACCGCATTACTGATCAGGGAGCTGAGAATGGAGGATTCTGGGATCTTCACTGCACTGTTTCTTGTTAATGGAGAAATGAGAGACATTTCTTATAATGTCACAGTGTGGGGTAAGTGTTGTGAgtgtttgagtgtgtgtgtgtcagtgtgagtgtgtgtgagagagtgagtTTGTGAGTGTTTGAGTGCTACATTGCTTCAACATTCAGAACCATCAGAACATgaaatagaaagggacagacaaatacaACTTACAAttattttcattatgcaaaatactgtttttagggttaacatcccctttaaatcatgAACATTACCTTACTCTGAGCAGTTCTATGCGAGCAACATAACAAGGTGAttcttttctcagaaaaatcagTTTTAGCCAATCCAGCCAAATGATCAGTAGGTGGTCTCAGTTTCCAAATTAATCATATACCAGTTTGAAAACTGCTAATATTCTAAAAACTGAAAAGTAAACTGCAAATGAGGTTAGAATAGTGCTCTGAGTATTTTTACAATTTGATTTTTTAAGGGTTTTCTTTCAAATGTGCCTGTCACTCCCTAACAGTTTCTCCCATCAGAGGTGCAGGTCAATACAGCCCACACTCCGGTTGGTGGTAACAatagttttttattaaaaaaaatctccccTTAAGTGCTAGGGCGCCCACACCAGGAGGGAACTGTCGATAAGAGAGGTCATTTGTGGCACAGAGAATTTGTTCCACAGCTTTTACTCGTTATGCACATACACGCCACTCCCACTGCGGGTGGCCTAGCGCTAACGGGGGCCTTTAAAAAACAAAGGTATTGtctcccccaaccagagtgtgggacACACAACATGGAAACCGGAACCACCTGCTGGCCAATCCATGAACTGATGCACCAATACTCAGTGATtagtgccaggcatggatttgtggcgaatttctgcgtttcaccattggtggattgtttcgcgtaacagataaaaaaattcaccacggaaaaataaatagtcgcaggcgtcaaaagaatagtcgtggccgtctaaagaatagtcacgtgtcaaaataaatagttgcgggtgtcaaaagaagaGTCGTGTGACATttccgccgtttcgtgaatcttttgaaagattcccgaatttttcggcgaagcgaaacgggacaaattcgctcatcaccagtGATTAGTGCATAGTGCTATGATACATAATTCTCTTGTGACTTCATTATTTAAATTCCTGTTATTAAAATGTAGGTAAAGGAGAGGACAACTGATTACCATTAATTAGTGAGTTGGATTGCACCCCAAGCAATGACCAAAGGATACTCACAGGAAGCAAAACAGATATAAGAATGAtgtataaatattctttattatatgtgtagggacccataggaactaagctccctatggctttagccctacactgtgctatctgctgttactgagcagaatgtagtgttgccactttagttatgtgtcactatgcacttattggcccttagttaggatgaccacttcctgcacactgtaatatagtgatttgcagggtgtgggcacttcctctttggcattcctatccttcagaacaggttgcacatcgagcctgggttctcaacttggcccagaagtctgtgccctagaggaagccaatccatctagtgattctaagtcggggatcagggaccccgtgaatgaggtgtagtcatttgcaggttagactctgttatagcacgctttaggagtgtgacttagttcagggctatttagtatgagcagctatacgctcccacataggagactatagagggtttagtacacccaaggctctgctgccttactgtagggaccgcagtgtcagacataggatttaggctgttattaacccctgaaccaccgtcgctgtagggatccggtccagataaagcagacactatctttgggactcctggctatcccctatacctatctccacagtggtgccatactatttctgctatctgcaactgcatttgacatttatgtgctattctacctcaaagctgtgagtattaaccctgcatatgctgtgtaccatcaataaaccaagttctagttcaatgcaaaagaacctctggcgtccataattacttatatacacgttgtggcagtagagagttgtagttctgcaacacctctcaagtgtaattcttccgttttgcgaaggcccagcctgtgtgttggagtcacatgtgcccgtgctcatacctactagccggtactggcaattattagccagaatagggttacatttatggcgcccaacgtggggcccttATTGCACACTGCCGTGTATTATCTTTATTAAAGTGACTGACAAGCGCTTTTGCAGCTACGGACTCACTAAAGCAAAGCGCCTGATCTTTGAaataatacctgtataaaagGCCGTGGGTTCGGTTTGAGGTTCTTCCCGAGTGCCCCATGTGCCCAGACTACTAAAActgtattttgtgattttcgcgCCTATCTCCTACTCCACGCTGCAAGCTGTGGGCGCCGCCATATTTGGCGCGAAGTAAagcgccgccatcttggtaaAGGAGACGCGCGCTGCAGAAACCGCCGCCCATCACCCCAGTCACGTGGGGGGAGACAGCCAATCGAGTGCGGTTCTGTAGGGAGGTGCCCGGACATGATGTCACGAGCGCCATTTTGTGCCAGACTTGCTGAGAGTGCGGACGCATCTCAGATAGCTCTTGCAGCATCGCTACCTGACTTAGCTAAGAAAGCCTTTAACAGCTACCCAAGCTTTTACAGCATACAGTCCACACCTACCAAACACAGCGGCTGCTGTTGTGGACATTTCACTGTGGCGGATACTACCTCCAGGACCCCACAGCATCTGTACCCAGATAACAAAATGGCGGACGCCGGCTGGGACGGATGGGAGGAGTTGGATATGCCCCGGGTAAAGTATCCCTTTTCATTCCGGGAGCCCGACAAAGTAAAGCTTGAGCCCAGATACACATGGGCAGGGAACTTTGGCATAAGGGTGATACGGGACAACATCCACCTAGTAACCCCTTACTGTGGGAAGTGCGGGCAAGCGCTTATAAAGGAGTTTGACAAATTTAGCTCCATCTGCCCCCATTGCTCAAAGGAGTGCTGGAATGGCCCCTTCAATGTTGTTGTGGAGCCAGAGGACAGTGAACCAGCCTCCTCAGTGGTCTCAGCCCTGGATAGTGTGTCTCCCAAGGCCATCGCCGCCACAGACacagagattaaaggggaagctaccCCTCCAGTGGATACTACTGAGCCACCTAAAGAGCCACCCACAGAGCCTAATAAAGAGTCTGCTACAGCGCCTGAATGCGCTCCTATTACTGGACTGTCTCCAAACCCCCTACGCAAGCCATCTTACACTATTGCGAGGAAAAAGGGCACATTTCCCATGTCAGTGTCCGAGGTTTATGGGAGCCAGCCAGGGGAAGGCCCATTCATCATGGGGTCCTCCGACTCCGATGTGGCTGAAAACAAGCCACCCGCCAGGGGGAGGGGTCGCGGCCGTGGCTCCTCCAGACCATCACCTACTCTGGGGGTATCACCTTCAGGAAGTGTCCTTGATACTCCTGCAGAACAATCTGCCCCAGAGTCAGTTCCAGGATGGGGAGATCAGGATGACCCCCCAGAGACTCAACAAACCGACACTACCgctacaaccagcaccaaggtagGCCCTTCAAGTGAGAGGCACCTTGCCATCCGACGGTTTCCAGACGTGGATGAGAGTACCTTTTGGGTCCTCCCCGGTAGAGCAAATCCAGAAGTCTTCCGCACAGTCTCCCGGGTGCAACGGATAATAAATTTCCGGGTTCGAGATCTGTACGGATACTTCATGCCATATGCACCTGAGTGGGTGTTTGATAAAGTGGATCGACACCTGGAGGAGTGGTTGTACGGGGAGTTATGTCGCCGCGAGGATATCGGGCCGGCTGGCTTGTTCCAcgcaaacccaaagaaaagagagaaagatcTCACCTATTTGTGCGACACAGTAAATGAGTGGTGGTACGGCCGTACCATCATGAAGCATTTTGTTAAAAGCTGTGGCAAATACAGTGAGGAGAAGCACTTCTGCATCAATGCGTTGCTCCCCAGCGGTGCTCGCATAGACAAACCACATCCAAGGTACTATATCTCCTACGAGGACACTGTTGAGAGGTTTGGGACCCTAGTCTGAATACCCACAGTGGCTCTAGGATGCCTGGATAATCTTCAGTATTGGGAACCTCTTCCCTTAAAGTTTTTGCTTGGACTCGCTCACATGAGTTAGAGACTTGCACCATATCTCCTCTGTTGCCCAAAAGTTGTTGGGCTGTCTAATTTTCATTTTTCCCCCCTAAGAGACTAATTTGAGCTTTGTAAATAGTtggctcttaaaaaaaaaaaaaagactgctgagcccccacCACAACATAACTTCTATTTTGACTTGCCTATCAAGGTGGGACTTACTACCTCTTCTCATATCCTACAAAGTGCATAGAATTGGCACTCtatgaacactgggctagggtgggatGAGATGCATTGACTGAAGAATGGTTTTTGGTGGGGCCAGTTGATTAAAGTTTGCACTTACATGTTTGCACTGCTAAGATGTGCTTTATATGATTTTTCCTTTTCAGAAAAACCCAACCGGGGTAGTGTAACGAACTATGTAAAACCTCACCACAATCTAAGCAAGTGCCTGGGTGGGCCTGATGGCAGCAGGACTCTCCCAAGTTGTAAGTGTGTGCCTGGGAAACCCTGAGCAGGGACAGGAGTTATCCCATGGTTCTCTAAGTATAGGCCTGAGTGTTCTCTGGTAGACACTCATGTGGGTTGTATATATGTTCCAGTAACGTAACAGTAACAGTTCACTATTGTGCCTTAACTATGCTTTTTCTTGCAGTATCCATTATGTCGTGATAGATCTCAGGAGAGACTATCTGAAGCGGTTGTATGGAactgtttattttgcaatattttcaaactaatgttttgatatatgtgtttgcattctctctccattgccgggtcggaatgggttttcccaggggagaatgtagggacccataggaactaagctccctatggctttagccctacactgtgctatctgctgttactgagcagaatgtagtgttgccactttagttatgtgtcactatgcacttattggcccttagttaggatgaccacttcctgcacactgtaatatagtgatttgcagggtgtgggcacttcctctttggcattcctatccttcagaacaggttgcacatcgagcctgggttctcaacttggcccagaagtctgtgccctagaggaagccaatccatctagtgattctaagtcggggatcagggaccccgtgaatgaggtgtagtcatttgcaggttagactctgttatagcacgctttaggagtgtgacttagttcagggttatttagtatgagcagctatacgctcccacataggagactatagagggtttagtacacccaaggctctgctgccttactgtagggaccgcagtgtcagacataggatttaggctgttattaacccctgaaccaccgtcgctgtagggatccggtccagataaagcagacactatctttgggactcctggctatcccctatacctatctccacagtggtgccatactattTCTGCTATCTGCAACTACATTTGACAtttatgtgctattctacctcaaagctgtgagtattaaccctgcatatgctgtgtaccatcaataaaccaagttctagttcaatgcaaaagaacctctggcgtccataattacttatatacacgttgtggcagtagagagttgtagttctgcaacacctctcaagtgtaattcttccgttttgcgaaggcccagcctgtgtgttggagtcacatgtgcccgtgctcatacctactagccggtactggcaattattagccagaatagggttacataTGTATTGTGTAAATATGATCTGTTTCTAATTGCAGAGCCTCTCCCCATCCCTACACCAGTAATAGAGAAGACATTAGATGGGAATTCCACTGATCTCTGCCATCTTCATTGTTCTGTCCCATCAAACTCACCAACCCTGTCCTACAGTTGGACCTACAGAGATACTGGCACTGACAGACTATATGCCAATGGCAGCACAATCACTGTATCACTGAAGGATAAGGCATTGGGGGCAGAATTTACCTGCTGGGTACAGAATCCTGCTCACAGGAACAGCACATCCTTCCCTTTATATCCATGTGGGTAGGCACAGACAGAGGGACAAAGAAAATGTAtgtatggggggcagaacagtaaCAATCTGTTTTGGATCCTGATTTCATGTAGGTCAAAGGCAAGGATTTTAGACATTACAAGGGGGTTCCCCTACCTGTGACCTGCATCAATGGCCACAACTTCTGTCAATCAAATCAAACCCTAATCTCATTATTAATTATGTGAGCCAGAATTGATGCTATTCATATTACGAAAATGCCCACTGCAACTTGCATGCAATTAAAGAAAAGCAGATTCTAATTTGTGCCCATATTGGTTCATTACAGAGAAGCTCTGATGAACACTATAAGCAGGTCATATGTGTTAATTTACTCATGCACACTCCCATACTAATCCAGTAGCTACAGATACCCACTCACATTCACACTCTTCCTACATATATGAGCATATATCCCTTACTCACATTGATGCTTAAAGATCAATTCTGCAGGAAATCAGATTACGTCTTTGCCTTCTTTTTAGCCAATGATTTTGGTCAGTTGCTGAAACTGATGAACTTGTGTCTTTTCAGCTTTACAGTTTAATAGGGCACTACTGTAAATATCTGTATAAATTCACTTATCTGGCTTAACCTTGTCttgtttattttatccatatttcAATAAACAGTAGCCAACCAAAGCGCTAATGGTAACCTTCTCCTTTTTCATTACAGATGGAATTTGCTGGATTAAGATATATTT from Xenopus tropicalis strain Nigerian chromosome 8, UCB_Xtro_10.0, whole genome shotgun sequence encodes:
- the LOC100490667 gene encoding CD48 antigen translates to MFHVNGKRIILAEFRDRKFIRENGNYFPNRLEGSNSGTALLIRELRMEDSGIFTALILVNGEMRDISYNLTVLEPLPIPTPVIEKTLDGNSTDLCHLHCSVPSNSPTLSYSWTYRDTGTDRLYANGSTITVSLKDKALGAEFTCWVQNPAHRNSTSFPLYPCG